A region of Leptidea sinapis chromosome 4, ilLepSina1.1, whole genome shotgun sequence DNA encodes the following proteins:
- the LOC126980007 gene encoding uncharacterized protein LOC126980007: MDSDTAVVLWLAYRRWRRRKQRESRRFNVHPILRDRMTHSMFITLYPKLREHSEKFFNYFRMSIASFDNLLEIIKEDLSPCQNYMVRDTVSAEEKLVITLRYLATGCYFADLHYAYRLGKSTVIEIVQKTCYIMWNKLLNIVMRQPTKAKWKEISKQFQKYTNFPNCIGAIDGKHIRIIKPNDSGSLYYNYKSYFSTVLLAVCDANYCFIAVDIGAYGKSNDSTIFKDSILYKKLVEKTLDIPDPKPISQTDATPLPHVIVGDEAFSLSENIMRPYCGRSLTTKKKIFNYRLSRARRYIECCFGILVNKWRIFHRPLNVDIEFAINIIKACCVLHNYVRLRDGYRYDHTLYETSLNNLNNEAVRPNARSLNIRDRFADYFVNEDKLPWQDKMI, encoded by the exons ATGGACTCGGATACAGCGGTTGTGTTGTGGCTTGCATACCGTCGATGGAGACGTCGTAAACAAAGAGAAAGTCGACGATTTAACGTACATCCCATTCTACGTGATAGAATGACGCATAGTatgtttataactttatacccaAAACTCAGAGAACATAGTGAAAAGTTTTTCAACTACTTTCGGATGTCAATAGCATCGTTTGATAATTTACTAGAAATTATCAAAGAAGATTTGTCTCCATGTCAAAATTATATGGTACGGGATACTGTTTCTGCAGAAGAAAAACTCGTGATTACTTtgag ATATTTGGCCACAGGATGTTATTTTGCGGATCTGCATTATGCCTACAGATTAGGAAAGTCTACAGTTATCGAAATAGTACAGAAAACCTGTTACATCATGTGGAACAAACTGCTAAACATAGTAATGAGACAACCAACGAAAGCTAAATGGAAAGAAATTTCGAAACAAtttcaaaaatacacaaattttcCAAACTGCATCGGTGCCATTGACGGCAAGCATATCCGTATTATAAAACCTAACGATTCTGGGTCTCTTTACTATAACTATAAGAGTTATTTTTCAACTGTTTTGTTGGCCGTATGTGAtgcaaattattgttttattgcagTGGACATAGGCGCATATGGAAAAAGTAATGACTCCACAATTTTTAAAGactctattttatataaaaaacttgTCGAGAAAACTTTAGATATTCCAGATCCAAAGCCAATATCGCAAACAGATGCAACCCCCTTACCTCATGTCATAGTAGGAGATGAGGCGTTTAGTCTGTCTGAAAATATAATGCGCCCTTACTGCGGTAGATCTCtaacaaccaaaaaaaaaattttcaactaTCGCTTATCCAGGGCCCGGCGTTACATTGAATGTTGCTTTGGCATCTTGGTAAATAAATGGAGAATATTTCATAGACCGTTGAATGTGGATATAGAATttgcaataaacataattaaggCTTGTTGTGTTCTCCATAACTACGTAAGGTTAAGGGATGGCTATAGGTATGATCACACTCTCTACGAAACATCTCTGAATAATTTGAACAATGAGGCAGTGAGGCCTAATGCGAGATCATTGAATATAAGAGATAGATTTGCTGACTATTTTGTAAACGAAGACAAACTCCCTTGGCAAGATAAAATGATATAG
- the LOC126980010 gene encoding uncharacterized protein LOC126980010: MERDNFDTELFIDEIEKRVALWDMESSDYSNRTIKRRNWEEIVEIFCEVGDSEEKKKTLGTLLQKKWKGLRDGFVREMKKKKTTPSGSGASGKAKYIYFERLMFLERSTRNKITESNINTACVATEEQEFSGDGEDVMRPPRSQAKKKKKLNAADEEFLSIIKTNLASGNQPQATNQIESDDDKLFCLSLHKELLKVPEENRLQTKIELMKVLQAQQALCLRPAAARSDYQPSTQYHYQTGMTQRGQRDYFGETGYTTTDPSTSSFPPETFSTYNRGYCTASRPPTTSSYKHPSPASTQDSNESELMELYDN; encoded by the exons ATGGAGCGTGATAACTTTGACACGGAACTTTTTATCGACGAAATTGAGAAAAGGGTAGCTCTATGGGACATGGAATCATCAGATTATTCTAATAGAACCATTAAACGTAGGAACTGGGAAGAAATAGTGGAAATTTTTTGTGAAGTTGGTGATTccgaagagaaaaaaaaaactttag gtaCTTTATTGCAGAAGAAGTGGAAAGGGTTGCGTGATGGCTTTGTGAGAgaaatgaagaagaagaaaaccACACCGTCTGGATCAGGAGCCTCCGGCAaagccaaatatatttattttgaacgtTTGATGTTTCTCGAAAGATCGACACGGAATAAAATAACTGAGAGCAACATCAACACCGCGTGTGTTGCAACTGAAGAACAGGAGTTTTCTGGCGATGGGGAAGATGTGATGAGACCTCCACGTAGTCAggcaaaaaagaagaaaaaactaAATGCGGCTGACGAAGAATTCCTCTcaatcataaaaacaaatttagcaTCTGGGAATCAGCCACAGGCAACAAACCAAATAGAGTCAGATgatgacaaactattttgtttGTCCTTACACAAAGAGCTTCTTAAAGTACCAGAGGAAAACAGActtcaaacaaaaattgaattaatgaaAGTACTTCAAGCTCAACAAGCTCTGTGTCTTAGACCTGCAGCAGCTCGTTCCGACTACCAACCTTCGACACAATATCATTACCAAACAGGAATGACACAACGTGGACAGAGAGATTATTTTGGAGAAACAGGATATACCACAACAGACCCTTCAACATCTTCGTTTCCACCTGAAACCTTTTCGACTTACAATCGAGGTTATTGCACTGCGTCACGACCACCAACGACGTCTAGCTACAAACACCCTTCACCGGCATCTACACAAGATTCCAATGAATCTGAATTAATGGAACTATacgataattaa